The following DNA comes from Maylandia zebra isolate NMK-2024a linkage group LG6, Mzebra_GT3a, whole genome shotgun sequence.
TACagaagctgctctgccagcagccagaAATCACTACAGAGGCTGGTGAAAgcagcagagcacatcactggCTTGAGGATTCCTGCCATTCAGGACATCTATCTCCAGTGCTGCCTCTGcaaagcacacagcatcatcaaggaccacagccacccagcacatcagctgttctccttgctaccatctggcagacgttacaggagtctgtctgctcggactacgagacttaaaaacatatttgaccATTAAGCCATACGacacctcaaccacaacacttaaacagacacacacactccacagaTGCACTGAGAATCTGTCCTACAGTTTCACAAGTACATTGTACACTCTGCACTGGTCACTTCATTCTTATTAGTATTCAAACAGATAAAAACCTTACTCTGTGCAATACTGTACTAACTGCCACTCAAAATTTTGTACTATTCAGTTTGTACTGCTGCTCACTCCTGCCACTTTATCTCATGTGCAATATCccatttgctttctttttaaactaCAGAAGTCTCTTTAAATGGCCACATGATGGTGCTGCTGTATTGGCTCAAAAAGATTCGGTTAACTCCAccaaagtttaaatatttaaattacacATCACATAAAAATGACATAGTAAAAGATTACCTGGTCCTAAGCAAGTCTTAAATTTCTATGAATACAACCTTACAGCTGCAACAGAAATCAATGTTAAGAGAAACAGCGGGAATAGTatctttacattgtaaggtaaagagcctGCAATGATACAGGATTCTTAATTCACTAATTCGTTTTTTGTATAGAGCATTGTACATCTgaacaaaatgtcttttttggGTGGTTTATCTTGTTCTCTCTCTTGATTTTGTTTTACACAGTGGAGAAGTATTTTCCTCATCGTGCTTGCATATTTGTGGACCTGAAGAGAGCGTTGCTGACTACAGACAACTACAGACAGTTGCAGTGCGAGCGTATGTGTAGAAATGTGGTGGGTTTTGATGTTTCTTATACTCCCCACAGTAAATAAACAACCAGAGATCAGATCGCCGGGGTCCTTCATTCATGCACTTAGCCTTGCGGGAACTACAAGAGGGCGGGCCCTGACAGGGTAGACTGGTCCCTTGATTTAGTTTCTGTCATAGGGGTTGAGTCTTGGTCAGACCCCctacccaggaccaatttgccttGGGAAGACCCAGCAGGCCAAGAGGCTCTGTCATTTTCAGGAGGGCATAATGCTGCTAAAATACTTAGTAAGTGATACAATTCAACAGTTCTTGATGTTTATGTATAAAAGAGGCAAATCTGAGTTGGACCTGGAACAAACCAGTTACAAAGACCTGGAAGAAGAACTTAACCAGTTAAAAAACAGTTATAATGATCTGGCTAAAGTGCGAGAGCAGCTACAACAAAAACTTGAGATCATAAGGACAAATGAGCTTCCGAGTAAGTTATATATTTCTTTGTTCTTGTTGGGTTAACGTCATCACTGAAAGTGATCTGTACATACCTACGTTTAGCCATCAGCAGAAGGGCTACagtgtttgcatgcatgtaaTGTTTGCAGCTGTTGTAAATGCTGTAAGTCTAAAAGATGACCTTTGACACTTTTTTCCTCTAGCCTACAAAAGGCCATCTTAACATTAATGTATCACCAACGGTCTTAATGCAAAATATGACAACTGTCGATCAAAAAACTATTGCAGTGACAAAAATCTCACTACCATAAACTCGTAAGAGTCTATCAAGGTTCTCTGAATTGTGTACAGTATGTTCAAACCTGCACAGTGACATTtgttccagatttttttttattagtgttgCTTAAAATACAACTTACACTtatcatttttaatgaaataaagtAGTAGAGTCACAATACACCTTTGAATCCATGAGTAAAAACGTTGTGCATTATTTTTGTCCTCCTCTGGAGATCATGAAGGTGAATGCAAAATCCAGTATATCCAGTTTGCTGACAGTTAAAATATTTCACTCTAAGCTTAAACTTCATACACtatttgttaactttatttCCCATTATTATTAGTGCAAAATATATTTCACTAGAACATTGTCCTTTTATCAATTTTTTCCGGTCACAGCTACTGGTACCATCCACAGCCTGACAATGGAGGAGGCGAACATATCGAAGAGGATTGTGCCAAGTTACTAAATTACAACAGTGATATGTTACTCAAATGGAACGACATACTTGCTTAAAAACTAGTCACTGGATTTGTGAAACTGCCTTACTGTCTTGACAAATGTCttaatgttatttttcaaaaatataaaatctcTTACCACTGTCACAGAGATGATACCCTGTTTCTCTTTCAAGTACAATCAACATTCAGACCTTCGCTGCATTGTACACATAATCTGTCCAAAATATGTTTAAatccatcaaaaaaaaaaaagtactacaCAGTTCAGCATGAAGCACTTTACTTTAAGCTGGAAGAAGCAGGCCATGTGACATGTCATCATGTATCATACTGTATCGCCCAAAAGTATTTAATACAACTTTAGTCTTTTTGcaatatatcaaatatattgttgttcattttattttttcccatgTTTCCatgtatgtatttgtttttgtttcatctaTTTAGATATAATGCTATTTGAATGAAAGTTTCACGGCGGGGTTTGCCGGTGTGTTTGAAAAccggacccaaaagcagatggtTAGAGAGGAAGTAACTAGTTCACTTCCCTCCACTGTGAAAGACTGCGCTGAGAAGACGCACCGCAGCTCAACTCTGTgagagaacaaaaagaaaatcacagacAAGACAATGATGGAAATGTGTCAGTGGCATTTACTGTACTATGAATATAAATCATGTATTCTATTTAGATGTTTAAACTGTACATTGTACTTGCATATCAGACTAGACTGAAGCTGAAACTAGGATCATACTGTGCAAATAACTCTAGTGACTCCTAGTGCTAGTTTCAGAAAAGACACTCTATGGCCTAAAATACtagacattttaattaattcacATTTGCTCTTCTAAACTGCCTGATCAAATACATTAACTTaatacaatattttaaaaagttttaaacgtTTATTTCTTGTACCCTTTCTTCACAGTGGCAAAATTGGAATTAATACTGTTATCAAATACATAAATACCTGTTTAGTAATTGATTCTGAAATACAATTAGCAATATGCACCAGGAGTCATTGCATGAAAAATCCTGGGACATTTGTATAATAAGGaactatttttgcattttttaaaaacccttcAATTTTTAGACACAAACCCCCAAATTTCCCGTAATCAACCTGTGGGCAACAacagaaaatttttttttaaaaatttataacGTTTCATTTCAAGCCTGTCCCTCTCATCCTTAAGTCTTGTTATGTTGTTTAGGATGCAAACTGAATGTTGCATCCTCAATCTAAGCGTTAAAGCATGTCTTGCTTTGGAGATAATTGCAACTCACAACCTTTTTGCATGTACTATTTCTTTGTCTTCGTTATACCTTTGCAGTCTTTTTCACAGTCATGCTCAAGGAAACTTGAACATGTGCACCTGAGCCCAGTGTGACTGTTGGAGTTGCACAGTTGATGATGTGTGTTACATCAGTCTGTTACCTATACACTTCCACTTCCAAATAATGCAACATCAACCATTAGGTAATTGGTTTTCACTGTCAATGTTGACactaaattcaaatgtaaaatgAGTCTTTTGCTGTTTCACACTTTGGGTTCTAGTGATCAGCTGAGTTTTGTGATTTGATTCATGATTAATCGTAGTATTCGTAGGGTTCATTTTCTTTCCTGTcagttttgtttcctgtctAGCTCTCCCTGATTGTCTGATGCTTTTAGCCTTCAAtgttcactttttaaaacttcatCCCTGGCTGTTTGTGCCTCTGTAAATTATCTGAGATAATCATTTGGAAAACTGAACTTTTACCACACTCTGTTGCTTCATCAGGAAGATTACGTAGTCTCAGCTTTGTCATCCATCACTGCGAGTTATGCAATGTTGGAAATTTTGGTTTGTCACCTCAAGCATTACcattcaaaacatttttattgttgctaTTCTTTTCCCACATGGCTGCATGCCTAAGAAGAAAAATCTttgccatttatttatttattctgcgGCCTCACAACCTTTTTTAACCACAACATTTTTACTGCCGTCGATGGTACTGTTAGTAAATGGCATCTACAATtctgcaaacaaacattttaataaatgaccttgtgtttctagttttaaaagacttaagtacattaatattaaaatgactTGCTAAATATTATCATGTTTAACAAAACGAGTAAATGCTGTCCTTAATTATAATTTGTATGGTCTTAATTTATCGCATATTATTTGTCATTATGCTGAATTGGGCTTTTCACAATATCAGGTTTCACTGCAATTAAGATATCGCTATGTgtctgaaaaatataaaatataaatgctaTGAGCCACACAGAGGTTGGTTTAGATTTGATTGGGCAATATATTGTCGTAATAAAAATTAACCAGTGGGCTGCTATCAGTGCTTGTAGGGCCAGTGCACAGTTGCCCTTCAAGCCAGCCTGTAGCCTGTATAATTCCAGGCTATAGGCTGGCTTGTAGCCTGTAAAAAGTGCAAAATATATATAATGActcattcaattcagttttatttatatataccaAATTACCAGTCCAACCCTATTTATgggttactttaaaaaaaaaggaagaaggttCACAAGGTATTACAGGAAGCAAAGGAATTgattaaataaaagagaaaacagctgCACTTTAAAGGCTCGAGGTACAATTCTGCATAAATTATTCATAAGCAATCCATAAAGGTTAGTTATAAATATATTCAAAATAGATTAAATCACTGAGTCCTCCAAATTTGACCACCACCTCATCCACACTGGATCAAACTCCTATGGTTCCTCCCGTCGATTGTGGATGCATAGCAGGGCTGGCCCATGTGCCCTGGCTGATCATCATCGGGAAAGGCCAGACTACCAGACCCACTACCACTGTTGCCTTTTCCATAGTGTTCTAAAGAACTGCTTTTAGCATTAGTTTTCCTTGGGAGACCCTATACTACAGACAAACTGCCACCTGCAACAAATCACTATTAACTATGGCAGACaaatcccccccacccccaataGAATTACTGGTTTTGGAACACTGGGTGTTCCCCCAGAGGAACTGGTCCATTGGAAGTGGGGGGTGAAGGGTAAAACCTATGTAATACTGAGCAAAGTGAaggacagaaagaggaaacaagcaaacagaaaagtataaaagaagaagtggATTCTACATCATCACTGACACTCTCCAGGCAGTTGTTTAAAAGATGGCAAGAGTTGCCCATAGAGAGCAACTAGAGATTACTATGGATTATGCAAATCTGCCTGATGTGTCAGACAGAAGTCGCTCTAATAAACACAGCCAaggggctgctgctgctgcaccaggtaagaaataaatcattttgattttttctttaatagcaatgaaaaaaacacatttttaaaggtATATTTTAAATGAAGCAATAATTGATGTACACGTGTTACTGATGTATACATAATTTGCATTGAAAACTCTTActgattttgctgttttgtgagCTAATAATgagcttttctctcttctgtatttatttgggcagcacggtggttagcactgttgcctcatagcaagaaggtcctgagctcaattccaccatcaggctggggtctttctatgtggagtttacatgttcatcccgtgtttgcgtgggtactcaggcttcctcccacagtcagaAGACATGTAGTTAGTGGGAATAGGTTAATTAGAAAAACTACATTGCCGATAGATGTAAATGTGTGAACCAGGGTATGGGATGTATAGCTATATACAGAGCAATTgagtaaacaacaaaaaatattttcacagaactgcacagaaaaaaaatgtagacCATCAATACTACAAAAGCATAAGCATACAGAAACTTGCATCGAAGGCGCTCGTGGGTTACAGGGAAAGAAGTGCCATGCTGTGTCCATCTTCTGCATTCTGTTCTCTCTTTCCTTTGCAAAACCATTACACATTCTTACTCCACCATGCTCGCAAATTGATGTAACTGTTTCAAGTTTTACAGTTGTTTTTACATAACTAATCCCCATAATTTTCAACTAAAATGCTTTTACCAGGATCATCGTCCACATAAagaaaattcatttaaaataactttCCAAACAATCATTGTTTATACTGCATATTCGcctaatatttaaatgaaaacatggaAATGCAGATATCTTTCAGTTTTGTGAGTTTGTCAGGTTTCGATGAGTAAGGTTAGCCCAAAAATTCTGCAGACCTGTTTCTTTAAAGAGGCTACTTAAAGAGGCCTTTTTATATGGTTGTGTTGCAGGGAGAAAACTAGCCAGACTGGTTGCTGTTAGCTTTGGACTCCTGTGTATCCTCCAAGCTGCCATCAACATCTCCCTACGTTTTGCTTTCTGTAAGTAGCGTAATTAAACgtttaaacactttttttacAAATCAGATATTGGAACAGAGTACTGCCCTAGtttagttttgttgttgttgttgttgttgttgttgttgttgttgttgttgttgttgttgttttatcacTGTGTACATCATTGATTAATGACAAGATGAAACatttgtagtcctgtgtctagtTTTCATTTAGCTCACTAATACTGAGGGCAAGGAATTGTAATATGTACTGCTAGAATTAATAGTTGTTTGACAttcagacagagaaaaaagattTGGGGAAGTTTAGATTCAAAAACATCAAGTCAAAATGCAACCAAAGAACCCCTAAAGATTGCGTTAGAAAAAGAAAGGGACTTTCCAGTTAAAGTCATGTTTCAGTTTTTGAGTaccaaaaaactcaaaataaagcCATAGTCATGAGGTACTTACATTTCGCTGTGACACAAAATGTTTTCCAGTATCGGTTTGAAGAAAAAGtaattttaggctttttttgtAGGGAGGGCTTGTCTTACATTCTGTTGACAACATGTTTCTGCTTTTGCAGACAGTAAAACATCATGTATTAAGACAGTGGAGACCGAAGAGCTGAAAAACCTCACTGGTAAGCATGAGTTTGTAAACTTTGTAAAGAGGCCTttcatacacatatatgtatatatactaaGGGTTAATAATATCAACACTTTGGTATACCTGGGTATCATGTAGGATATATTACAATAAATGAGTCTTTTTTATGGCTAATCAAATTAATGCAACATTCTCAAGCTGTAAATGATATTTACATTCAAATGGTTACAGCAGGATTTTGTTCTGTGGTAGGCGGCATGATTTTATTCACCATCTAGAGTTAAATGAAAATTTACACCAACTTAAACTTAACATGTTACAGCGTTTTACATCTCACTGTTTGTATTTGACTATTTTTACCCTTGCAAGGCCCTTCCTCATTAGAAAACATTGTGTAAGTGCTGTAAGCAAGACTTACAATACTTAAAGGAGATCTATTTAGCTCATGTCCAGCtttataattcttattcttGGACTCTGCTTAAATTGCTGTGCTTTTCGCAGTCTATAATACCTCTTAGGCCTCTTATGTTCAGCATTCTTGCGGCCTCTTGgtttatcttttatttaaaaaacaaacactttccCTTTTAAGAAGACTCAAAGCATTTGAACTGTGACCACAAAGGCCCTGGGTTGACCTTATTAGGAATATCATCTCTAAATGACAACATACTGATCACagcaaattaataaataaacaaataaataaagcaaagaCTGCCTCTGAAGTCTGATAATTTTGCTTAAAGAGATTTTTTACATAAGCTGACTATTTAAAATGTTCTAATTTTTAACAGGAGCCGAACTTTAGAATAAAACTGTTAATGTAAATTTATGTGTTAATCTCTGAAatattaaatgttgttttttttctccaacaaCAGATCAATATTTTCAACAAGGATGGGTCTATTTCCGCCCAAGTTTCTATTATATTTCCTCTATTGCGAAATCCTGGAAAGACAGTAGAGACGACTGTTTACAGAGAGGTGCAGACCTGGCAATTATCAACACCAAAGAAGAGCAGGTTTGTGAATGTGACGTAATAATAATGGAAAGAAATTCATAAATACGTGATTAGTtccattaattaattatttactttTGATTTGCTAGGACTTTACaagaaactttaaaaaagtCATGTGGATTGGATTAATTGAGACAGCCATGAAAGGGACATGGAAATGGGTGGATGGGACTCCACTGAGCAAAAGGTTTATACATTATTGTTTTATTCTACTTTAATCAGTGGCAaaactaaggctacgttcacactgcaggtcttaatgctcaattccgatttcacactacaaataaaatgcgacaacAAACGCGCTCtatagtgtgaacgctcaaagcggcccgcatgcgcaaaagaagtaATATTGtgtgactgatggcccttaatataaagacttcggactttacgtttcccaatttttgctttaagttattttgttatttacataataatgtagataacctaataattatccccattgctgttttagagaagcggtgcttcaaaggatagttgcagatttctgtcagaatctgcagattatacagtacaaataaaatgttcacgtttctccaatgctgtcttcccaacagtttcactgacatctacacgggatggccaggaagcattcgcgatgtcttctcgggcgcttctccggagctgataattggcgtctgtcttgtgtcggtgacgtaaaagacggatttaatgcgacttgaccgttcaaacagcagtcgctttctaaaacatcggatatgtatcggattcagtaccacatacgaaagtgacccagatcggatttgaaaatatcggatttgcgcgttcacactgtcataacatgatcggatatgggtcgcatagggtcaaaaatatcggatttgatgcgctttcgcctgcagtgtgaacgtagcctaatgCCCTCACATATTGTTGTGCCAGATTACAATACTGCCGTTTATTTAAGGAAGCTATTTGAATTTTCTAACTTTCTAACTTGTCCA
Coding sequences within:
- the LOC101469215 gene encoding CD209 antigen-like protein A, encoding MARVAHREQLEITMDYANLPDVSDRSRSNKHSQGAAAAAPGRKLARLVAVSFGLLCILQAAINISLRFAFYSKTSCIKTVETEELKNLTDQYFQQGWVYFRPSFYYISSIAKSWKDSRDDCLQRGADLAIINTKEEQDFTRNFKKVMWIGLIETAMKGTWKWVDGTPLSKSYWGPDEPNGFEGKNEDCVEINFFDFENSWNDIPCENQNFWICEKKLVS